The following proteins come from a genomic window of Halorussus halophilus:
- a CDS encoding RIO1 family regulatory kinase/ATPase domain-containing protein, whose translation MSIRRLVRGTIEWDRLEVVFREMAERYDRSELRVEFLDADNWLSTPCVVNDQWFVKIVTGQNSLVHALFTGARNLGAFTSGTEGFFEHFADPMEMCEHELEATKRMREIGLHVPAPIESFEVDGMGVLVMEYLPEFETLDDIDEERVEHYAPEVFEALSAMHDHQLAHGDFRGENVLIYDEIVYFIDATNVREDGIAEARSYDLACALAALEPLVGARDAVQAAAEHYTPEELLAAREFLDFVNMRPDHDFDAVSVKGEIEKLADSEDADGE comes from the coding sequence ATGAGCATCCGACGGCTGGTCCGTGGCACTATCGAATGGGACCGCCTCGAAGTCGTCTTCCGGGAAATGGCAGAACGCTACGACCGGTCGGAACTCCGGGTGGAATTTCTGGACGCCGACAACTGGCTCTCGACGCCCTGCGTGGTCAACGACCAGTGGTTCGTCAAAATCGTGACCGGCCAGAACTCTCTGGTGCATGCGCTGTTCACAGGAGCGCGAAATCTCGGAGCCTTCACGTCCGGCACCGAGGGCTTCTTCGAACACTTCGCGGACCCGATGGAGATGTGCGAACACGAGTTGGAGGCGACCAAGCGCATGCGGGAAATCGGCCTGCACGTGCCCGCCCCAATCGAGTCGTTCGAAGTGGATGGCATGGGCGTCCTCGTCATGGAGTACCTGCCGGAGTTCGAGACGCTGGACGACATCGACGAGGAGCGCGTCGAACACTACGCGCCGGAGGTGTTCGAAGCACTGTCCGCGATGCACGACCACCAACTCGCGCACGGCGACTTCCGCGGCGAGAACGTCCTCATCTACGACGAGATTGTCTACTTCATCGACGCGACGAACGTCCGGGAAGACGGCATCGCCGAAGCCCGGTCGTACGACCTCGCGTGCGCGCTCGCGGCACTCGAACCACTCGTCGGTGCGCGAGACGCCGTCCAAGCCGCCGCCGAACACTACACGCCCGAGGAACTACTCGCGGCCCGTGAGTTTTTGGACTTCGTGAACATGCGGCCGGACCACGACTTCGACGCCGTGAGCGTGAAGGGGGAAATCGAGAAGTTAGCCGATTCGGAGGACGCGGACGGGGAGTGA
- a CDS encoding helicase HerA domain-containing protein: protein MPEEIIDVAEVSEGQGGEDGEPGDAVEMPVVELLTGRGFVTGKSGSGKSNTMSVIAEKLLDGGYPVMLVDTDGEYYGLKEEYELLHAGADDECDIQVNPEHAGKLAKLALEDNVPIILDVSGYLNEEDGKELLTAVAKQLFAKEKKLKKPFLMVVEEVHEYIPEGGGLDECGRMLIKVGKRGRKHGLGIAGISQRPADVKKDFITQCDWLVWHRLTWNNDTKVVGRILGSDYAEAIEEMGDGEGFLVTDWSEQTRRVQFHRKQTFDAGATPGLEDFERPDLKSVSDDLVSDLKEISKEESLREDKIDELRKELQEKENHITDLERQLREAREMEEVADKFAKAMLDQSRNRRANPYIDGGEQANLGAYEQQGVPNSGGRIDSPTDIETDTKKTGTDTAEGEANQESESEANESEETAENRPPLDAIREQLDALEPVERRMLAFYLRDGPATPEDAHVATGGTDDREIAYSHNRTLRQRGFVQHAGGGEYVAALPSLLAALTDGEMDDEDRQEALSTVAGELPDLGE from the coding sequence ATGCCCGAGGAGATAATCGACGTCGCAGAGGTGAGCGAGGGCCAAGGGGGCGAAGACGGCGAACCGGGGGACGCCGTCGAGATGCCGGTCGTAGAGTTGCTCACTGGTCGCGGATTCGTCACTGGCAAGTCGGGGTCCGGGAAGTCGAACACTATGTCCGTCATCGCCGAGAAACTGCTGGACGGCGGCTATCCGGTGATGCTGGTAGACACGGACGGCGAGTACTACGGCCTCAAAGAGGAGTACGAACTGCTCCACGCTGGGGCCGACGACGAGTGTGACATCCAAGTCAACCCCGAACACGCCGGGAAACTGGCGAAGTTGGCACTGGAGGACAACGTCCCCATCATCCTCGACGTGTCGGGGTATCTCAACGAGGAGGACGGCAAAGAACTGCTCACGGCAGTTGCTAAACAGCTCTTTGCCAAAGAGAAGAAGCTGAAGAAGCCGTTCCTGATGGTGGTCGAGGAAGTCCACGAGTACATTCCCGAAGGCGGCGGCTTGGACGAGTGTGGCCGCATGCTCATCAAGGTGGGCAAGCGTGGGCGCAAACATGGTCTCGGCATCGCGGGCATCAGCCAGCGACCGGCCGACGTGAAGAAGGACTTCATCACGCAGTGCGACTGGCTAGTCTGGCACCGCCTCACGTGGAACAACGATACCAAGGTCGTCGGCCGAATTCTCGGCAGCGACTACGCGGAAGCCATCGAGGAGATGGGCGACGGCGAGGGGTTCCTCGTCACCGACTGGTCCGAGCAGACCCGACGCGTGCAGTTCCACCGCAAGCAGACCTTCGACGCCGGGGCGACACCTGGACTGGAGGACTTCGAGCGGCCCGACCTCAAGTCCGTCAGCGACGATCTCGTCTCCGACCTGAAAGAAATCAGCAAAGAAGAGAGTTTGCGCGAGGACAAGATAGACGAACTCCGCAAGGAGTTGCAGGAGAAGGAGAACCACATCACCGACCTCGAACGGCAACTACGGGAGGCCCGCGAGATGGAAGAAGTCGCCGACAAGTTCGCGAAGGCGATGCTCGACCAGTCGAGAAATCGGCGCGCGAATCCGTACATCGACGGCGGCGAGCAGGCGAACCTCGGCGCGTACGAACAACAGGGAGTCCCGAATTCCGGTGGCCGTATCGACTCTCCCACAGATATCGAAACCGACACCAAAAAAACAGGCACCGACACGGCCGAAGGCGAAGCGAACCAAGAGTCGGAATCGGAAGCGAACGAATCAGAAGAGACCGCCGAAAACCGACCCCCACTCGACGCGATTCGGGAACAACTCGACGCGCTCGAACCGGTCGAGCGCCGGATGCTGGCCTTCTACCTCCGTGACGGCCCGGCGACTCCTGAGGACGCCCACGTCGCGACCGGCGGCACCGACGACCGGGAAATCGCCTACAGTCACAACCGCACGCTTCGCCAGCGTGGCTTCGTCCAGCACGCTGGCGGCGGCGAGTACGTCGCCGCTCTGCCGAGCCTGCTCGCGGCGCTGACAGACGGCGAGATGGACGACGAGGACAGACAAGAGGCGCTTTCTACGGTCGCCGGAGAGTTGCCGGACCTCGGCGAGTAG
- a CDS encoding Glu/Leu/Phe/Val family dehydrogenase translates to MSDQANPFESLQEQVDDASAYLDASDDVVNRLKHPERVLETNLSVEMDDGSVEVFKAFRSEFNGDRGPYKGGIRYHPNVSRDEVKALSGWMVYKCAIVGIPYGGGKGGIIIDPDDYSEGELERITRSFAKELRPFIGEDKDIPAPDVNTGQREMNWIKDTYETLENTTEPGVITGKALDSGGSEGRVEATGRSTMLTAREAFDYLGRDMEGASVAVQGYGNAGWIAAKLIDELGANVVSVSDSSGAIYREDGFDPRDVKDHKNETGSVSGYPGAQEEFSNRDLLTLDVDLLVPAALENAIDGDLATDVQADVIVEAANGPLTPDADDVFAETDTYVFPDILANAGGVTVSYFEWVQNRQRFYWSEERVNDELETIIVSAFDDLIEAYEENDVPTMRQAAYVVAIQRVVDAYEESGNWP, encoded by the coding sequence ATGTCCGACCAAGCGAATCCCTTCGAAAGTCTGCAAGAGCAGGTAGACGACGCGTCGGCGTATCTCGACGCGTCTGACGACGTAGTGAACCGCCTCAAACATCCCGAGCGCGTGCTCGAAACGAACCTCTCTGTCGAGATGGACGACGGGTCGGTAGAGGTCTTCAAGGCGTTCCGCTCGGAGTTCAACGGCGACCGAGGTCCGTACAAAGGCGGTATTCGATACCACCCGAACGTCTCCCGCGACGAAGTCAAGGCACTCTCCGGCTGGATGGTCTACAAGTGCGCGATCGTGGGTATCCCCTACGGCGGCGGCAAAGGCGGCATCATCATCGACCCCGACGACTACTCCGAGGGCGAACTCGAACGCATCACGCGGTCGTTCGCCAAGGAACTGCGCCCGTTCATCGGCGAGGACAAGGACATCCCCGCACCCGACGTGAACACGGGCCAGCGCGAGATGAACTGGATCAAAGACACCTACGAGACGCTCGAAAACACGACCGAACCCGGCGTCATCACGGGCAAGGCGCTCGACAGCGGCGGCAGTGAGGGTCGCGTCGAAGCGACCGGTCGCTCAACGATGCTCACCGCGCGCGAGGCGTTCGACTACCTCGGCCGCGACATGGAGGGCGCGTCTGTCGCCGTCCAAGGCTACGGGAACGCTGGTTGGATTGCTGCCAAACTCATCGACGAACTCGGCGCGAACGTCGTCTCCGTCAGCGACTCCAGCGGTGCCATCTACCGCGAAGACGGCTTCGACCCGCGCGACGTGAAAGACCACAAGAACGAGACCGGAAGCGTCTCCGGCTACCCCGGTGCCCAAGAGGAGTTCAGCAACCGCGACCTGCTGACCCTCGACGTGGACCTGCTCGTCCCTGCCGCGCTCGAAAACGCCATCGACGGCGACCTCGCGACGGACGTACAGGCAGACGTAATCGTCGAAGCGGCCAACGGCCCGCTCACGCCCGATGCCGACGACGTTTTCGCCGAGACGGACACCTACGTCTTCCCGGACATCCTCGCGAACGCGGGCGGCGTCACCGTCTCGTACTTCGAGTGGGTCCAGAACCGCCAGCGGTTCTACTGGTCCGAAGAGCGCGTCAACGACGAACTGGAGACCATCATCGTCTCCGCCTTCGACGACCTCATCGAAGCCTACGAGGAAAACGACGTGCCGACCATGCGACAGGCCGCTTACGTCGTCGCAATCCAACGCGTCGTCGATGCCTACGAAGAGAGCGGCAACTGGCCGTAA
- a CDS encoding archaellin/type IV pilin N-terminal domain-containing protein, producing MLENRDTPFADRGQVGIGTLIVFIAMVLVAAIAAGVLINTAGFLQTKSEQTGQESTAGVTNRVNVVSSVGVVGNDETVHLVNLTVMKNSGSGDINLSTATVEWLGPDTGTILENGSEADADHFNTTVIRDKQGSFPVLHNQEDRFRITINANKVGDPGGLDGGDEFTVKIVTSAGAMTYHHSVPPSLSGKDAVQL from the coding sequence ATGCTAGAAAATCGAGACACACCGTTTGCAGACCGCGGTCAGGTCGGTATCGGCACGCTCATCGTGTTCATCGCGATGGTGCTGGTCGCCGCGATTGCCGCGGGCGTCCTGATCAACACGGCGGGCTTCCTGCAGACGAAGTCCGAGCAAACGGGTCAGGAGAGTACCGCAGGCGTAACCAACCGCGTGAACGTCGTCAGTAGCGTCGGTGTCGTCGGCAACGACGAGACTGTCCATCTGGTGAATCTCACAGTGATGAAGAACTCCGGGTCCGGCGACATCAACCTCTCGACGGCTACCGTCGAGTGGCTTGGGCCAGACACCGGCACGATTCTGGAGAACGGGTCGGAGGCCGACGCCGACCACTTCAACACCACCGTCATCCGAGACAAACAGGGGTCGTTCCCGGTCCTGCACAATCAGGAAGACCGATTCCGCATTACGATCAATGCGAACAAAGTCGGTGACCCCGGTGGTCTCGATGGTGGCGACGAGTTCACTGTCAAAATCGTCACCTCTGCTGGGGCGATGACGTACCACCACAGCGTGCCGCCGTCACTGTCCGGCAAAGACGCGGTGCAGTTGTAA
- a CDS encoding DUF7351 domain-containing protein, translated as MTDADDVTSERLSPEEAFELLAHETRFGILEALNEAADSPLAFSELRRQVGVRDAGQFNYHLGKIDGQFVRSVGDGDDGTDNDEAVGDSGYELTAAGKRVVGAVLSGSYSQRFDADGMATAAPCLECGEPMKLRFRDGGVKITCPDCGDYTDFDVPPGVFEAWPREEIPSVVDRWLDRMHWSAEKGFCPNCDGRFDRSVHAATDDDAPEWVRGTDFEAIVAYGCRRCGDSWTTVVPIVVLTHPALVAFHYEHDIVLRETPPWDLDWLRPPMATVANERPLRVEVPVTIADERRVFTFDETLDVVEEP; from the coding sequence ATGACCGATGCCGACGACGTGACGAGCGAACGTCTGTCGCCCGAGGAGGCGTTCGAACTGCTGGCACACGAGACGCGATTCGGTATCCTCGAAGCCCTGAACGAGGCGGCCGACAGTCCGCTCGCGTTCAGCGAACTTCGAAGGCAGGTCGGCGTCCGCGACGCCGGACAGTTCAACTACCATCTCGGGAAAATCGACGGTCAATTCGTTCGCAGTGTCGGCGACGGTGACGACGGCACCGACAACGACGAGGCTGTCGGCGACAGTGGGTACGAACTCACCGCCGCAGGGAAGCGAGTCGTCGGAGCCGTTCTCTCTGGAAGCTACTCACAACGGTTCGACGCCGACGGGATGGCGACAGCGGCGCCCTGTTTAGAGTGCGGAGAACCGATGAAACTCAGATTTCGGGACGGCGGCGTCAAAATTACCTGCCCTGACTGCGGGGATTACACGGACTTCGACGTGCCGCCGGGCGTCTTCGAAGCGTGGCCTCGGGAGGAGATTCCGAGCGTCGTGGACCGGTGGCTCGACAGGATGCACTGGAGCGCGGAGAAGGGATTCTGTCCGAACTGCGACGGCCGCTTCGACCGGTCGGTCCACGCGGCGACGGACGACGACGCGCCAGAGTGGGTCCGTGGCACCGACTTCGAGGCTATCGTCGCCTACGGGTGCAGACGATGCGGAGACAGTTGGACTACCGTCGTTCCAATCGTCGTCCTCACGCATCCCGCACTCGTTGCGTTCCACTACGAACACGACATCGTCCTGCGGGAGACGCCCCCGTGGGACCTCGATTGGCTCAGGCCGCCGATGGCGACGGTGGCGAACGAGCGACCGCTTCGCGTCGAAGTTCCGGTCACCATCGCGGACGAGCGGCGCGTGTTCACCTTCGACGAGACGCTCGACGTAGTCGAAGAGCCGTGA
- a CDS encoding helix-turn-helix domain-containing protein — MIIVELRIDNPIFKHALTAVPEMEITWERSDVTDGGTSHLLVWAEGGDFARFEDALSADPTVDSVDLVAEVYPRRLYKAALADSGFEASVYPLVVEEGGVVHELTATHDGWTSRVSFPGRSSLDRLYQFCRERDIDFEMRHVYAEISDEEQDEYGLTTDQRETLQHALKTGYLEIPREQSLDDLADDLDISQNAASERFRRAVQTLVANTVGPEDDEA; from the coding sequence ATGATAATCGTAGAGCTTCGCATCGACAACCCGATATTCAAGCACGCACTGACGGCGGTCCCCGAGATGGAGATAACGTGGGAGCGCTCGGACGTCACCGACGGTGGGACTAGTCACCTCCTCGTGTGGGCGGAAGGCGGTGATTTCGCTCGCTTCGAGGACGCCCTGTCTGCGGACCCCACCGTCGATTCGGTGGACCTCGTGGCCGAGGTGTATCCCCGCCGGTTGTACAAAGCCGCCCTCGCCGACTCCGGGTTCGAGGCGAGCGTCTATCCGCTGGTCGTCGAGGAAGGTGGCGTCGTCCACGAACTGACGGCGACCCACGACGGGTGGACCTCTCGCGTTAGCTTTCCGGGCCGCTCGTCGCTGGACAGACTCTATCAGTTCTGTCGCGAACGCGACATCGACTTCGAGATGCGCCACGTCTACGCGGAGATTTCGGACGAGGAGCAGGACGAGTACGGGCTGACCACCGACCAGCGGGAGACGCTACAACACGCACTGAAAACGGGGTATCTCGAAATCCCGCGCGAACAGTCGCTCGACGACCTCGCGGACGACCTCGACATTTCCCAGAACGCCGCGTCCGAGCGGTTCAGACGCGCCGTCCAGACGCTCGTGGCCAACACTGTCGGTCCAGAAGACGACGAGGCGTGA
- a CDS encoding acyl-CoA dehydrogenase family protein, giving the protein MDFDLPDEHRMIRDTVREFCDEEIEPIAQDIETEHRFPEEIFDELADLDMMGVPVSEEYGGLGGDQLMYALVTEELGRVSGSIGLSYAAHISLASKPIELFGTEEQKEQWLKPLAEGEYLGSWALTEPSSGSDASDMDTTAEKDGDEWVLNGTKQFITNASEAGSVLVKAVTDPDAGYDGISTFIVDPRNDDGFEVTTLWDKMGLNASPTCEIQLTDVRVGEDRLLGEEGEGWDQTKKTLDGGRISIAALSTGIAQGAFEAAKSYSKEREQFGQAISKFDAIRNKVVSMDRKIERSRLLTHKAACKYDEGHSVSHESALAKLDASESAREVSEDAVQVLGGYGYTEDFSPQRFLRDAKLMEIGEGTSEIQHLVIGRELGL; this is encoded by the coding sequence ATGGACTTCGACCTTCCCGACGAGCATCGGATGATTCGGGACACCGTCCGGGAGTTCTGCGACGAGGAAATCGAGCCAATCGCGCAGGACATCGAGACGGAACACCGGTTCCCCGAGGAAATCTTCGACGAACTCGCCGACCTCGACATGATGGGCGTCCCCGTCAGCGAGGAGTACGGCGGCCTCGGCGGCGACCAGTTGATGTACGCACTCGTCACCGAGGAACTCGGGCGAGTCTCCGGGTCTATCGGTCTTTCCTACGCGGCACACATCTCGCTGGCTTCGAAGCCTATCGAACTGTTCGGCACCGAGGAGCAGAAAGAGCAGTGGCTGAAGCCGCTCGCCGAGGGTGAGTACCTCGGTTCGTGGGCACTCACGGAACCGAGCAGTGGTTCGGACGCCAGCGACATGGACACCACCGCGGAGAAAGACGGCGACGAGTGGGTTCTCAACGGCACCAAGCAGTTCATCACGAACGCCAGCGAGGCCGGGAGCGTCCTCGTGAAGGCCGTCACCGACCCCGACGCTGGCTACGACGGTATCTCGACGTTCATCGTGGACCCGCGGAACGACGACGGCTTCGAGGTCACGACCCTCTGGGACAAGATGGGACTGAACGCCTCGCCGACGTGTGAGATTCAGTTGACCGACGTTCGAGTCGGCGAAGACCGTCTGCTCGGCGAGGAAGGCGAGGGCTGGGACCAGACGAAGAAAACCCTCGACGGCGGTCGCATCTCCATCGCCGCGCTCTCGACGGGCATCGCACAGGGCGCGTTCGAAGCCGCCAAGTCCTACAGCAAGGAACGCGAGCAGTTCGGACAGGCCATCTCGAAGTTCGACGCCATCCGGAACAAGGTCGTCTCGATGGACCGCAAAATCGAACGGTCGCGTCTACTGACCCACAAAGCTGCCTGCAAGTACGACGAAGGCCACTCCGTCTCCCACGAGAGCGCGCTGGCGAAACTCGACGCCAGCGAATCCGCCCGCGAAGTGTCCGAGGACGCCGTCCAAGTACTCGGCGGCTACGGCTACACCGAGGACTTCTCGCCACAGCGATTCCTCCGCGACGCGAAGCTGATGGAAATCGGCGAAGGGACGAGCGAGATTCAGCACCTCGTCATCGGCCGCGAACTGGGACTGTAA
- a CDS encoding DUF7344 domain-containing protein, which produces MVGGKDRGAELDTLFTTLADEQRRILVSYLADAPTDTFSLDELVTALGRRTKGEHGTSDRRNIEIDLRHKQLPKLAEAGIVEYDVDEQVVQYRPSESSVATADRILSSVAELHAD; this is translated from the coding sequence ATGGTAGGTGGCAAAGATAGGGGAGCCGAACTCGATACCCTCTTCACCACGCTCGCCGACGAACAGCGCCGAATACTGGTCTCGTATCTGGCCGACGCGCCGACCGACACGTTCTCGCTGGACGAACTCGTCACGGCACTCGGTCGTCGGACGAAGGGGGAGCACGGGACGAGTGACCGCCGCAATATCGAAATCGACCTCCGTCACAAGCAACTTCCCAAACTCGCGGAAGCAGGTATCGTCGAATACGACGTGGACGAGCAAGTAGTCCAGTATCGACCGTCCGAGTCGTCTGTGGCTACTGCCGACCGAATCCTCTCGTCCGTGGCCGAGTTGCACGCGGACTGA
- a CDS encoding aldehyde dehydrogenase family protein, whose product MSQQASEQPYKHYIGGEWTEGTGDETFESVNPANKETLGEFQRGTEQDVDDALAAAKEAEDEWADLSYIDRAEYLWDVYHELKERTDELGEVITKECGKEISEGKADVVEAAHMVEWAAGNARHPHGDVVPSEIGSKDAYMRRKPRGVIGCITPWNFPVAIPFWHMALALVEGNTVVWKPAEQTPWCGQIIAEMMVDAGIPDGVFNMVQGFGDAGNAIVEDERVDTVLFTGSSEVGHKIAGKVGGEPGKLAACEMGGKNGIVITENADLDVAVHSALMSSFKTTGQRCVSSERLIVHEDVYDEFKERYVELSQEVSVGDPLDEGTFMGPMVNEEQVEKFGKYNDLARKEGANVLVDREELDDEEIPDGHEDGYWVGPFVYEIDYDTDLRCIKEEVFGPHVALLKYSGDMDRAMEIHNDTPYGLAGAVISEDYRQVNQFRDEAELGLAYGNLPCIGAEVQLPFGGVKKSGNGYPSAREAIEAVTERTAWTLNNSKDIEMAQGLSADIKTSKDD is encoded by the coding sequence ATGAGCCAGCAAGCCAGCGAGCAACCGTACAAGCACTACATCGGCGGCGAGTGGACAGAAGGCACCGGAGACGAGACCTTCGAGAGCGTCAACCCCGCGAACAAGGAGACGCTCGGCGAGTTCCAACGCGGCACCGAGCAGGACGTAGACGACGCCCTCGCGGCCGCGAAAGAAGCCGAAGACGAGTGGGCAGACCTCTCCTACATCGACCGCGCTGAGTACCTCTGGGACGTCTACCACGAACTCAAAGAGCGCACGGACGAGCTCGGCGAAGTCATCACGAAGGAGTGCGGCAAGGAGATTTCGGAAGGGAAAGCCGACGTGGTCGAGGCCGCGCACATGGTCGAGTGGGCCGCGGGCAACGCCCGACACCCGCACGGCGACGTAGTCCCGTCGGAAATCGGCAGCAAGGACGCCTACATGCGTCGGAAACCACGCGGCGTCATCGGCTGTATCACGCCGTGGAACTTCCCGGTCGCTATCCCGTTCTGGCACATGGCGCTCGCGCTGGTCGAGGGCAACACCGTCGTCTGGAAGCCCGCAGAGCAGACCCCGTGGTGTGGCCAAATCATCGCCGAGATGATGGTGGACGCGGGCATCCCGGACGGCGTCTTCAACATGGTCCAAGGCTTCGGCGACGCCGGAAACGCAATCGTGGAAGACGAACGCGTCGATACGGTCCTCTTCACCGGCTCGTCCGAAGTCGGTCACAAAATCGCGGGCAAGGTCGGCGGCGAACCCGGCAAACTCGCGGCCTGCGAGATGGGTGGCAAGAACGGCATCGTCATCACCGAGAACGCGGACCTCGACGTTGCGGTCCACTCCGCGCTGATGTCTTCGTTCAAGACGACCGGCCAGCGCTGTGTCTCCAGCGAGCGACTCATCGTTCACGAGGACGTGTACGACGAGTTCAAAGAGCGCTACGTCGAACTCTCTCAAGAAGTCTCCGTCGGCGACCCGCTCGACGAGGGCACCTTCATGGGACCGATGGTCAACGAAGAGCAGGTCGAGAAGTTCGGCAAGTACAACGACCTCGCTCGTAAGGAAGGCGCGAACGTCCTCGTGGACCGCGAAGAACTCGACGACGAGGAGATTCCGGACGGTCACGAAGACGGCTACTGGGTGGGTCCGTTCGTCTACGAAATCGACTACGACACGGACCTGCGCTGCATCAAAGAGGAAGTGTTCGGCCCGCACGTCGCCCTGCTGAAGTACAGCGGCGACATGGACCGCGCGATGGAGATCCACAACGACACGCCGTACGGACTCGCTGGCGCGGTCATCAGCGAGGACTACCGCCAAGTCAACCAGTTCCGTGACGAGGCGGAACTCGGTCTGGCCTACGGCAACCTGCCGTGCATTGGCGCGGAAGTTCAGCTTCCGTTCGGCGGCGTCAAGAAGTCCGGCAACGGCTACCCGAGCGCCCGTGAGGCAATCGAAGCCGTCACCGAGCGCACCGCGTGGACGCTCAACAACAGCAAGGACATCGAGATGGCCCAAGGTCTCTCCGCGGACATCAAGACCTCGAAGGACGACTAA
- the gdhB gene encoding glutamate dehydrogenase GdhB, translating to MSTGSLEANESNGSDGETEEPETALETARRQLEHAAANLDVEDGVIERLKHPTTVHRVAVPLRRDSGEVEVFTGYRAQHDDVRGPYKGGLRFHPHVSEQECVGLSMWMTWKCAVMDLPFGGGKGGIIVDPKDLSEGEKERLTRRFAEELRKFIGPKKDIPAPDMGTDSQTMAWFMDAYSMQEGETIPGVVTGKPTAVGGSEGREESPGRSVAIIARQAAEYYDYDLEETTVAVQGFGSVGANAARLLDDWGANVVSVSDVNGAIYDPDGLDTHAVPSHEEEPEAVMSHDAPEKLSNEKILELDVDILIPAAIGNVITAENANDVEADIVVEGANGPTTFAADSILEEKGVEVIPDILANAGGVTVSYFEWLQDINRRKWSLDRVNEELEEKMLSAWDDVREEVEADDLSWRDAAYTVALSRIAEAKSVRGLWP from the coding sequence ATGTCTACAGGAAGCCTCGAAGCCAACGAGTCGAACGGGAGCGACGGTGAAACCGAAGAGCCAGAGACTGCGCTCGAAACCGCGCGTCGCCAACTCGAACACGCGGCCGCCAACCTCGACGTAGAGGACGGCGTCATCGAGCGATTGAAACACCCGACGACGGTCCATCGAGTCGCCGTCCCGCTCCGGCGCGACAGCGGCGAAGTCGAAGTGTTCACCGGCTACCGCGCACAGCACGACGACGTTCGCGGCCCGTACAAGGGTGGCCTGCGATTCCACCCGCACGTCAGCGAACAGGAGTGTGTCGGACTCAGCATGTGGATGACGTGGAAGTGTGCCGTGATGGACCTGCCCTTCGGCGGCGGCAAGGGAGGTATCATCGTGGACCCGAAAGACCTCAGCGAAGGCGAAAAAGAGCGACTGACTCGTCGATTTGCTGAAGAGCTACGAAAATTCATCGGCCCGAAGAAGGACATCCCCGCGCCGGACATGGGCACCGACTCCCAGACGATGGCGTGGTTCATGGACGCCTACTCGATGCAGGAAGGCGAGACGATTCCGGGCGTCGTTACCGGGAAGCCGACGGCCGTCGGTGGGAGCGAAGGCCGTGAAGAGTCGCCCGGTCGGAGCGTCGCCATCATCGCCCGCCAGGCCGCAGAGTACTACGACTACGACCTCGAAGAGACGACCGTCGCCGTCCAAGGGTTCGGCAGCGTCGGCGCGAACGCCGCGCGACTGCTCGACGATTGGGGCGCGAACGTCGTCTCGGTCAGCGACGTGAACGGTGCGATTTACGACCCGGACGGCTTGGACACCCACGCGGTTCCGTCCCACGAAGAAGAGCCAGAAGCCGTCATGAGCCACGACGCGCCCGAGAAACTCTCGAACGAGAAGATTCTCGAACTCGACGTTGACATCCTCATCCCGGCGGCAATCGGGAACGTCATCACGGCCGAGAACGCCAACGACGTGGAAGCTGATATCGTCGTAGAAGGCGCGAACGGCCCGACGACGTTCGCCGCAGACAGCATCCTCGAAGAGAAGGGCGTCGAGGTCATTCCGGACATCCTCGCGAACGCGGGCGGCGTCACCGTCTCGTACTTCGAGTGGTTGCAGGACATCAACCGCCGCAAGTGGTCGCTCGACCGCGTCAACGAAGAGCTAGAGGAGAAGATGCTCTCGGCGTGGGACGACGTGCGCGAAGAAGTCGAGGCCGACGACCTCAGTTGGCGCGACGCGGCGTACACCGTCGCGCTCTCGCGTATCGCAGAAGCGAAGAGCGTTCGTGGCCTCTGGCCGTAG